The Streptomyces sp. Q6 genome includes the window TCAGGCTCGGGCTGGTGGTCATGTCTGTGACTCCTCATCAGGCGTTCCGGGGCGGCGCAGCGCTGGGCGCGCGGTGTGCGGGCAAGGGGCCGGCTGCTGTGACGGCACCGGCGGGGACGGTGCGCACCGGTGGCGGGATCTTTCTTTGCGCGCGGTCTGCTCCGCAGACGCGGTGCGCTGCCGCTACGCGGCAGAGGGGGAGCGAGCGCTCCGCGCTCGGGGCCGGACGGGGGAGCGCTCCGCGCTCAGAGCGGGCGGGACACTCCCCGCACCGCCGGGCGGCGGGGCGCTCACGTCCCGCCGCCCGGCTCCGGTTCGCAGGGCCTGCCCTGCGAACCGGTGGCGGTCAGACCGTGGTGAGCGCGAAGGCCCGCTCCATGTAGGCGTCGGCGCTGCCGTTGATGATCCGCTCGGCGCGGTTGCGGGCCTTGTCGGCCTCGGTCCTGGCGCGCGCGGGGGCGACGTGGTTCACGTACTCGGTGATGGCGTTGTATCCCGCCCACCGCGTGCCCCTGATGCCAGCCTGCGTGTCCGCGTACTGGAAGAGATGGGAGATCTTGCCCCAGCGCGCGTTCCGGTTGGCCAGTGCCTGCTTCCCGCCGGTCTTCATCGGGAACACCTTGTCCACCACGGTGCGCAGCTCAGCGAGCGTCATCTCCGCTTGGATCATCCGCTCGGCGGCCTTCTCGAACTCGTCCGCGTACTGGAACGTGAGGCCGAGGGCCTGGCGGGCCTGCGCGATCCGGGCCTTCGCCCCGGCGGTGTGGCGCACCGTGTACGCGCTCTTGGCCCCGTTGATCGCGGCCCGCTGGGTGTTCGCGCACACGACCCGGATCGGGGTCACGACGACACGGAACGCTGCGCTTCCGTCGTGGCTGTTAAAAGCCGCGATGTACAGGTCCGTGCGGTCGGTGCCCCCAACCGTCATGCCCTGGGGCATCTTCATCGTCAGGAACACCTGACGGCCGTTCTTGAGGGACCCGGCGGTCTCGAAGTGCGCGCCGGACTCGTCGGCAAGCAGGTTGAGGAACTCGGCGTGCTCCTCGTTCTGTACGGGGTGGTAGTCGCTGCCGACGACGCCGAGCGTCTCGGGGCGGCCGGTCTTGGGGTGCGTGCGCACGCTCGCGAAGTGCTCGGGTACCTCGATGGAGGTCAATCCGTCCGGGGTGAACTCGGAGGCGGTCAGGCCGACCTTGCGCACGTTCCACCCGGACAGTGACGCAAGGCTCATGGCTTCCTCGGCGTCCATCGCGGACGTGGTGACCGTTCCCAGACCGTGCCAGGCGCTCTTGCGGGCGCTGGCGAACGCGGCGGTGCCGTCGGCGAACTTCTCGATCTCGTGAGCCACAGGGGGCCCCTTTCGTGTTGACGAACGTTCGGCGATGTCGGGAGGGGGAGGGGACCACCCTCCCCCTCCCGACGTGTTCCATAATACTCAATTCACGGTGTGGGGCAACCCATTTCCACGAACCGCCCCACCGTGTCGGCCCGTTGCGAGTCACCAGGACCCGTCAAAGACCTCCTCGACCTCGTACGCCTCGTACTGCGCCCACTGCTCGCTCTCGCTCAGCACGGGGCAGCACATCCCACCGCGCTGCGACGGCGGCACGTCACGCAGACACGGCAACCTGCCCTCTCCGCACGGATCACACACCGACATCGAAGAGCCCCGACCCGCCGGTGATCGACTGCGCGCGTACGTTGTGCAGCTTCACCACCAGCTGACCCGCCTCGTACCGGCCCAGCTCGTACGCCGTACGAACCCCGCCCTCCTCGCCGGGCTCCTGCACGATGCCGCACACCACGTACGGCCCGTGAGCGTCCTCGCAGGAGCCGTGGTACCGCACATGGTCGAACACCATCAGAGGCCGCTCAACCGCCATGAACGCCATCTCCAGCGTCCCGTACGGCAACGGAACCCCCTGCAACGCCAGACCCGTTGAACCGCTCCGCACCCCCGCGATCCAACCCGCCTCGAATGCCGGTGCCGCCGCAGCCATCGACCGCGCCGACACCACACCCCCGGCCCGTACGACACTGCGCCACATCTCGTCGAACGCAGCCTGAATCTGCTCCGCTTCCCCCTCGCTCGGGGGCTCGGCGTGAACCTCGGCCGGCATCACGTGCGTACTCATGATCACTCCCTCACTCTGGTTGGTCTCCGGGATGCCCGGGGGCCGGAAGGCCCGACCCCCGGGCAGGAACGGCTACTTCAGACCGCGCGTCCGCAGCGCCTCACTGAGGCGGAACGCGATCACACGCGGGGGAAGAATGCGACCATTACCGCTGGCCTTGATGGTCTGGAGAATGACCGGACCGGTTTCGCTCTCGTGGATCAGGTGAAAGTCGAATCCGGCAGCAACCGGCAGCATGAGTAGAACCGGCCCCGCGTTGGTTTCGAAGCGAATTCCCG containing:
- a CDS encoding DUF932 domain-containing protein, which codes for MAHEIEKFADGTAAFASARKSAWHGLGTVTTSAMDAEEAMSLASLSGWNVRKVGLTASEFTPDGLTSIEVPEHFASVRTHPKTGRPETLGVVGSDYHPVQNEEHAEFLNLLADESGAHFETAGSLKNGRQVFLTMKMPQGMTVGGTDRTDLYIAAFNSHDGSAAFRVVVTPIRVVCANTQRAAINGAKSAYTVRHTAGAKARIAQARQALGLTFQYADEFEKAAERMIQAEMTLAELRTVVDKVFPMKTGGKQALANRNARWGKISHLFQYADTQAGIRGTRWAGYNAITEYVNHVAPARARTEADKARNRAERIINGSADAYMERAFALTTV